In Gimesia benthica, a single window of DNA contains:
- a CDS encoding secretin N-terminal domain-containing protein has protein sequence MVFESRQQTLNRDQDSKGLDVISARVDFRIGLDKQNNELVFEASRKKAAALKSTVLKLDRSANGYAESIQLVTGSPQIGRVAQTLHQQTQIASTAAATRNRPAKGYVDQLGSPREQRVDQLRERINQMSFDEAQPQNPNAPQVPPQPAEKPENIAPKPSLPELLQDLSGNVNIESIPDLGVLILRGKDEDVNALMKIIKELEKLSEGTRPDIHLLNLRHVNSAALAELLNGVYEDLVKLRAIQGQEQKIKIIPLVKPNALLILAPETDMPSILKLANELDQPVDPMNEFGVFQLKSASASQVATTLREFYNERGGLGTRVVVSPNIRTNSIIVQAQPRDMQEVAALINKIDLDQSQAVSRVKIFPLKNAIAADLAETLNATLQSVLNPAAARTTTGLGANIGGAGGEAAQQLQEARSVVLEYLSKEGQQSRVLRSGLLADIRLIPDPRANTLVVTAPKDSLDLIGALIQQFDERVTTVAELKVFTLKNADAESMVTLLQSTFSEENQQTDLGIQIAGVNDANSNLIPLKFSVDRRTNSVVAQGGADALQIVEAILLKLDSADSRKRETTVIQLKNTPVADVSQAINEFLDTQRSLVAQDPDLISSFELLEREVIVVPEPINNNLIISATPRYFEQVSNLVKELDKEAPQVIIQALIVEVELDNDDEFGVELGIQDSLLFNRSLIDNVLTVQQTVTGQNNVTQTNQTIVSQEATPGFIFNSVNPLGTNNTNNTGNTAGQALSNFSLQRGNSDLGFGGLVLSASSESVSILIRALAAKRNVHILSRPQIRTVDNVTAQIQVGQIVPVVNGVSVTAVGSANPVIVQSEAGIILTVTPRISPDGNIVMETLAEKSDFNGSSVPIFTDATTGNVVESPIKNITSVQTTVSVPNGQTVVLGGMITESDTTIERKVPWLGDIPVLGIPFRYDYLSTRRKELLVFLTPRIIRNDADSEFIKQVEAERIHLQVEKAEDMHGPIFAVPPGEPEFMPDGPGMLEEIPTTVMPQSNLNPMPETPPAPALGGEIQQMNYETKSKPAIPTKPAPKTRFKKPKFPYWKRD, from the coding sequence GTGGTATTTGAATCACGCCAGCAGACATTAAATCGCGATCAGGACAGTAAAGGTCTGGATGTGATCTCAGCTCGGGTCGATTTCCGTATCGGTCTGGACAAACAGAACAACGAACTTGTTTTCGAGGCATCACGGAAGAAAGCTGCTGCCCTCAAATCAACCGTTCTCAAGCTGGACCGATCTGCCAATGGTTATGCGGAATCAATTCAGCTCGTAACGGGTTCGCCACAAATTGGTCGAGTTGCACAGACACTGCATCAGCAGACACAGATTGCCTCCACTGCAGCCGCTACCCGAAACAGGCCTGCAAAAGGCTATGTTGATCAGCTGGGTTCGCCTCGCGAGCAGCGGGTTGACCAGCTGCGGGAACGTATCAATCAAATGTCGTTTGATGAGGCTCAACCACAAAACCCGAACGCTCCACAGGTACCACCTCAACCGGCTGAAAAACCGGAGAACATTGCCCCTAAGCCATCGTTACCTGAACTGTTACAGGACCTGAGTGGTAACGTCAACATTGAGTCGATTCCCGATCTGGGAGTCCTGATTCTGCGCGGGAAAGATGAAGATGTGAACGCGCTGATGAAGATCATCAAGGAACTGGAAAAACTCAGTGAAGGAACACGCCCCGATATTCATCTGTTAAACCTGCGGCACGTGAACTCTGCTGCTCTGGCAGAACTCTTGAATGGTGTTTACGAAGACCTCGTCAAGCTGCGGGCAATCCAGGGGCAGGAACAGAAGATTAAAATCATTCCCCTGGTAAAACCGAATGCCCTGCTGATTCTGGCTCCGGAAACCGACATGCCCTCGATTCTGAAACTGGCTAATGAACTCGATCAGCCGGTGGATCCGATGAATGAGTTTGGTGTATTTCAGCTGAAGAGCGCCAGCGCCAGTCAGGTTGCGACAACCCTGCGGGAGTTTTACAACGAGCGTGGCGGACTGGGGACGCGGGTTGTGGTCTCACCAAATATTCGCACAAACTCCATCATCGTGCAGGCACAGCCTCGCGACATGCAGGAGGTGGCTGCTTTAATCAATAAGATTGACCTGGATCAGTCGCAGGCGGTGAGCCGAGTTAAAATCTTCCCACTTAAGAATGCCATTGCCGCCGACCTGGCGGAAACGTTGAATGCCACTCTGCAGAGCGTATTAAACCCGGCAGCCGCCCGGACCACGACCGGCCTCGGAGCCAACATCGGTGGCGCCGGCGGGGAAGCCGCACAACAGTTGCAGGAAGCCCGCTCTGTGGTACTCGAATATCTCTCAAAAGAAGGACAGCAGAGTCGGGTACTCAGATCCGGTCTTCTGGCTGACATTCGCCTGATTCCTGATCCTCGGGCCAATACACTGGTTGTAACAGCCCCTAAGGATAGCCTGGATCTGATCGGCGCTCTGATTCAACAATTTGACGAACGTGTCACCACGGTTGCGGAGCTCAAAGTCTTTACTCTGAAAAATGCAGATGCAGAATCAATGGTTACATTGTTGCAGTCAACATTCTCAGAGGAAAACCAGCAGACAGACCTGGGGATTCAGATCGCAGGCGTAAATGATGCGAACAGTAACCTGATTCCGCTCAAGTTTTCAGTCGATCGCCGTACGAACTCTGTTGTAGCCCAAGGGGGCGCCGATGCTCTGCAGATTGTCGAAGCGATTCTACTCAAGCTGGATAGTGCCGACAGCAGGAAACGGGAAACGACCGTTATTCAATTGAAGAATACCCCGGTCGCTGATGTATCTCAGGCAATCAATGAATTTCTCGACACGCAGCGGTCACTGGTTGCCCAGGATCCGGACCTGATCAGCAGTTTCGAACTGCTGGAACGCGAAGTGATCGTGGTTCCGGAACCGATTAACAATAATCTGATCATCAGTGCGACACCCCGTTATTTCGAACAGGTTTCCAACCTGGTCAAAGAACTGGATAAAGAAGCACCGCAGGTGATTATTCAGGCTCTGATTGTCGAAGTGGAATTGGATAACGACGATGAATTTGGTGTGGAACTGGGTATCCAGGACTCCCTGCTGTTTAACCGCAGTCTGATTGATAATGTTCTGACGGTACAGCAGACCGTAACCGGTCAGAATAACGTGACTCAGACCAATCAGACGATCGTGTCTCAGGAAGCAACACCAGGTTTCATCTTCAACTCAGTCAATCCACTGGGGACCAATAACACGAATAACACCGGCAACACCGCAGGCCAGGCCCTGAGTAACTTCTCGCTGCAGAGAGGCAATAGTGATCTTGGATTCGGGGGACTGGTACTTTCAGCCAGCTCGGAATCGGTGAGTATCCTGATTCGGGCCCTCGCAGCAAAGCGGAATGTGCACATTCTGAGTCGTCCACAGATTCGTACCGTGGATAATGTGACAGCTCAAATTCAGGTCGGTCAGATCGTGCCCGTGGTCAACGGGGTTTCTGTTACCGCAGTCGGTTCAGCGAATCCTGTTATCGTGCAGTCGGAAGCAGGGATTATCCTGACGGTTACTCCTCGAATCAGTCCGGACGGTAACATCGTCATGGAAACCCTGGCAGAGAAAAGTGACTTTAACGGATCGAGTGTTCCCATCTTTACCGATGCTACGACCGGTAACGTTGTGGAATCTCCCATCAAGAATATTACCTCCGTGCAGACAACAGTCAGTGTGCCTAACGGACAGACCGTTGTTCTGGGGGGCATGATTACGGAATCTGATACCACGATCGAACGTAAGGTTCCCTGGCTGGGTGACATCCCCGTTCTGGGCATCCCGTTCCGTTACGATTATCTCTCCACACGTCGTAAAGAACTGCTTGTGTTCCTCACGCCGAGAATTATCCGCAACGATGCAGATTCTGAATTCATTAAGCAGGTGGAAGCCGAACGAATTCATCTCCAGGTGGAAAAAGCAGAAGATATGCACGGCCCCATCTTCGCAGTGCCTCCGGGAGAACCGGAATTCATGCCTGATGGCCCTGGTATGCTGGAAGAGATTCCCACGACTGTGATGCCACAATCAAATCTGAATCCAATGCCCGAAACTCCGCCAGCACCTGCTCTGGGGGGAGAAATTCAGCAGATGAATTATGAGACGAAATCAAAACCTGCGATCCCCACTAAACCTGCTCCGAAAACACGATTCAAGAAACCGAAATTTCCCTACTGGAAGCGAGACTAA
- a CDS encoding BON domain-containing protein, translating to MLNKFFTSSMIAAGFACAVMLQTQICQGQVQTLSTSGGSQSSRGGNQSFGGSTSGFGGSSGTAQTPLNNLQTPLSSGMGTPQNLNSQNSFIGRSDAAQNAFIGRDNAQSATGGAPGQNRNFNRATGRGSQNSLNQRNAGQTGPRVPEFRPQLRVAFTAPAIPMSNVSSSIGNSFDQLRTRNDKLSGVQFQVNADHSVTLRGEVESAGTRKLVEFLAMLEPGVRKVNNELTVKGQK from the coding sequence ATGTTGAATAAATTCTTCACAAGTTCAATGATCGCTGCGGGTTTTGCGTGTGCGGTCATGCTCCAGACACAAATCTGCCAGGGGCAGGTGCAGACACTTTCTACCAGTGGTGGCTCACAATCATCACGGGGTGGTAATCAATCTTTTGGAGGATCCACATCCGGGTTCGGGGGAAGTTCAGGGACAGCACAAACTCCTCTGAACAATCTGCAGACACCGCTCTCATCTGGGATGGGAACGCCACAGAATCTGAATTCTCAGAACAGTTTTATTGGCCGCTCTGATGCCGCGCAGAATGCATTTATTGGTCGCGATAATGCCCAGTCAGCAACCGGCGGTGCTCCCGGACAGAATCGAAATTTTAATCGTGCGACGGGAAGAGGCTCGCAAAACAGTCTGAATCAGCGGAATGCAGGGCAGACAGGGCCCAGGGTACCCGAGTTCCGACCCCAGTTACGAGTCGCATTTACGGCGCCGGCGATTCCCATGAGTAACGTCTCCTCTTCAATCGGGAATTCCTTCGATCAACTGCGAACCCGAAATGACAAATTGAGTGGTGTTCAGTTTCAGGTCAACGCCGATCACAGTGTGACACTGCGTGGTGAAGTCGAATCCGCAGGAACTCGGAAACTCGTCGAATTCCTGGCGATGCTCGAGCCGGGGGTGCGCAAGGTCAACAACGAACTGACTGTTAAAGGTCAGAAGTAA
- the trhP gene encoding prephenate-dependent tRNA uridine(34) hydroxylase TrhP: protein MSVTKPELLSPAGTRKAMQYAYAFGADAVYAGQPRYSLRVRENEFNKLDVMADAVAEAHKLGKKFYIASNIAPHNLKVRSYLKNMEPVIDMQPDALIMSDPGLIMMVRERWPDVPIHLSVQANAVNYATVKFWQKFGLTRIILSRELSIKEVAEIQEECPDMELEVFVHGALCIAYSGRCLLSGYMNHRDSNQGNCTNACRWDYKVNEAVQTLEGDIVLKNPPPPREPQLPIVDQVFLLEEPQRPGEYMPAYEDEHGTYIMNSKDLRAVQHVKTFTDMGISSLKIEGRTKSFFYAARTAQVYRKAIDDAAAGVEFNYELMEMLDSLSNRGYTEGFFQRHASESMQNYEHGRSVANKQQFVGDIIDRDGDGLIVDVKNKFGLNDELELMTPAGNTVFSLKSLLNQKSESVDVAPGSGHVVKIPFTENQLQESAGSMSDHDQQFALLMKSVGTPATASLT from the coding sequence ATGTCTGTAACCAAACCTGAACTGCTTTCCCCAGCCGGAACCCGTAAAGCCATGCAGTACGCGTACGCGTTCGGGGCCGATGCCGTCTACGCGGGACAGCCCCGTTACAGCCTGCGTGTGCGGGAAAACGAATTCAATAAACTGGATGTCATGGCGGATGCGGTCGCCGAAGCACACAAGCTGGGAAAAAAATTCTACATCGCCAGCAACATCGCCCCTCACAATCTCAAGGTCCGCAGTTACCTCAAGAATATGGAACCCGTCATCGACATGCAGCCCGATGCGTTAATCATGTCGGATCCGGGACTGATCATGATGGTCCGCGAACGCTGGCCCGATGTGCCGATCCATCTTTCAGTGCAGGCCAACGCAGTCAACTATGCCACCGTCAAGTTCTGGCAGAAGTTTGGTCTGACCCGGATCATTCTGTCGCGAGAACTGTCCATCAAGGAAGTGGCAGAGATCCAGGAAGAATGCCCCGACATGGAACTCGAAGTCTTCGTTCACGGCGCACTGTGTATCGCCTATTCCGGACGCTGCCTGCTATCGGGGTATATGAATCATCGCGATTCCAACCAGGGGAACTGCACCAACGCCTGTCGCTGGGACTATAAAGTCAACGAAGCCGTACAGACACTGGAAGGGGACATCGTATTGAAGAATCCCCCGCCCCCACGTGAACCACAGCTGCCAATCGTGGACCAGGTATTCCTGCTCGAAGAACCGCAACGACCGGGAGAGTATATGCCCGCCTATGAAGACGAGCATGGTACCTACATCATGAACTCCAAAGATCTCCGCGCTGTACAGCATGTGAAGACCTTTACCGACATGGGCATCAGTTCGTTGAAAATTGAGGGACGCACCAAGTCCTTCTTTTATGCAGCCCGCACCGCACAGGTCTATCGTAAAGCCATCGACGATGCTGCAGCAGGGGTGGAGTTCAATTACGAACTGATGGAAATGCTCGACAGTCTGTCGAATCGCGGCTATACGGAAGGTTTCTTCCAGAGACATGCATCAGAGAGCATGCAGAATTACGAACACGGTCGTTCGGTCGCCAATAAGCAACAGTTTGTCGGCGATATCATCGACCGTGATGGAGACGGTCTGATTGTCGATGTCAAAAATAAGTTCGGGCTCAATGATGAACTCGAGCTGATGACTCCTGCAGGGAATACGGTCTTCTCACTGAAGTCGCTGCTGAATCAGAAATCAGAATCTGTGGATGTAGCGCCTGGGAGTGGACACGTAGTGAAGATTCCCTTCACAGAGAATCAGCTTCAAGAGAGTGCCGGCTCGATGAGCGATCATGATCAACAGTTCGCACTGCTCATGAAATCGGTTGGGACACCAGCGACGGCTTCACTCACCTAG
- a CDS encoding sialate O-acetylesterase, producing MLRSVCLALTLFSSLLLLNIDRVTAKTYRVYFLGGQSNMDGYGYVKDLPKDLSDQVSGVMIFHANPAPDAVPVDGRGIWAPLKPGHGAGFKSDGNSNTYSNRFGVELTFARKIKELAPDEPVALIKISRGGTSIAIDAAGKFGCWDPDFNSGTGAGQGINQYDHFLAGMKRALQTRDIDQDGEPDTLVPARIVWMQGESDAAYTEEIAQQYEANLKRLMDLIRATLLTDDLPVVIGRISDSGDNPEGKVWKYGEIVRDAQASFVKKDGHAALVTSTDGYGYSDRWHYNSAGYLDLGSKFAQALWKAPRISTILREDFFLFIFHLRV from the coding sequence ATGCTGCGTTCTGTCTGTCTCGCGCTGACACTGTTTTCATCCCTGCTGTTGCTGAATATCGATCGGGTAACTGCAAAAACCTACCGGGTGTATTTCCTGGGAGGCCAGTCGAACATGGATGGCTATGGCTATGTCAAAGATCTGCCGAAAGACTTGAGTGACCAAGTCTCCGGTGTGATGATCTTTCACGCGAACCCGGCACCAGATGCCGTCCCCGTCGATGGCCGCGGTATCTGGGCTCCGCTGAAACCCGGTCATGGAGCCGGTTTCAAGTCGGATGGAAATTCGAATACATATTCTAATCGATTCGGAGTGGAGCTGACGTTCGCCCGCAAGATTAAGGAACTGGCTCCCGATGAACCGGTGGCACTGATCAAGATCTCGCGTGGTGGCACCTCAATCGCCATCGATGCTGCCGGCAAATTCGGTTGTTGGGATCCAGATTTCAACAGTGGAACCGGTGCAGGGCAGGGAATCAACCAATATGACCACTTTCTGGCAGGCATGAAACGGGCCTTACAGACACGTGATATCGATCAGGACGGAGAGCCAGATACGCTAGTGCCGGCTAGAATCGTCTGGATGCAGGGAGAAAGTGATGCTGCCTACACGGAAGAGATTGCCCAGCAGTATGAAGCCAACCTCAAGCGACTGATGGACTTAATACGCGCAACTCTGCTGACAGATGACCTGCCCGTCGTGATTGGACGTATTTCCGATTCCGGAGATAATCCGGAGGGAAAGGTCTGGAAGTATGGTGAAATCGTGCGTGATGCCCAGGCGTCGTTCGTCAAAAAAGACGGACACGCGGCCCTGGTAACCAGTACAGACGGATATGGTTATTCGGATCGTTGGCACTATAATTCAGCAGGTTATCTGGATTTAGGCAGTAAATTTGCCCAGGCCCTATGGAAAGCCCCCAGGATTAGTACTATCCTGCGTGAAGACTTTTTTCTTTTTATATTCCATTTGAGAGTGTGA
- a CDS encoding DUF1501 domain-containing protein, translated as MNHPSYTDQTQSPLPRRHFMGSLGSGLAGISLASLLQEEAQASGHHPPTGQPHFPPKAKSVIWLFMRGGVSHMESFDPKPMLTKYEGKSISETPWKDVQDPEKLKKVRVVVVNDANGQQRNKIYPLQVGYKKYGESGIEVSDWFPHIGGCVDDISIVRSMWTTDDNHGAQVQFHSGRHMLDGRVPTIGAWVNYGLGTLNQNLPQFINMGPRFFDVRDGHYLGPAYDSVPLKVDPKNPLPYAKPELDLSHREQQIEFSLVNQLNQLSAEQYPNDTTLQARMKSYELAFRMQTAVPEVIRFDQETKETQDLYGLNNPETKPFGMQLLAARRFVEKGVRFIQIMHGPGAAGAWDSHSNLQKSHSKLAKQVDQPAAGLLKDLKRRGLLKDTIVVFATEFGRTPGSQGSNGRDHHPYGFSIWMAGGGLKGGVAHGATDELGFHAVEKPHYVTDVHATLMKQLGLNARLLEVPGHKRIEMDFGHPIDEIIA; from the coding sequence ATGAATCATCCATCATATACTGATCAGACACAAAGCCCGTTACCCCGCCGTCATTTTATGGGCAGCCTGGGGTCCGGACTGGCTGGGATCTCTCTGGCTTCTCTGCTGCAGGAAGAGGCGCAGGCCTCCGGACATCATCCGCCGACCGGACAACCGCACTTTCCTCCCAAAGCCAAAAGTGTGATCTGGCTGTTCATGCGAGGTGGCGTCAGTCATATGGAGAGCTTCGATCCCAAGCCGATGCTCACCAAATACGAGGGGAAATCGATCAGTGAAACTCCCTGGAAAGACGTCCAGGACCCGGAAAAGCTGAAAAAAGTCCGAGTGGTTGTCGTCAATGATGCCAATGGTCAGCAGCGTAATAAAATCTATCCGTTGCAGGTCGGCTATAAAAAGTATGGCGAGAGTGGAATCGAAGTCAGCGACTGGTTCCCCCATATCGGCGGCTGCGTCGATGATATTTCGATCGTGCGTTCAATGTGGACGACCGATGACAACCACGGTGCCCAGGTGCAGTTCCATTCCGGCCGTCACATGCTCGATGGGCGTGTACCTACCATTGGTGCCTGGGTCAACTATGGGCTCGGCACTCTAAACCAGAACCTGCCACAGTTCATTAATATGGGGCCGCGTTTCTTTGACGTACGCGACGGTCATTACCTGGGCCCCGCCTATGATTCCGTTCCTCTGAAAGTCGACCCTAAAAACCCGCTCCCTTATGCCAAGCCGGAACTGGATCTTTCTCACCGGGAACAGCAGATTGAGTTTTCTCTGGTCAACCAGTTGAATCAACTCAGTGCCGAACAGTATCCGAACGATACTACGCTACAGGCACGCATGAAATCCTACGAACTGGCGTTCCGCATGCAGACCGCTGTCCCGGAGGTGATTCGTTTCGATCAGGAAACCAAAGAGACCCAGGATCTCTATGGACTCAACAACCCGGAGACCAAACCGTTTGGCATGCAACTGCTGGCAGCCCGTCGGTTCGTCGAAAAGGGAGTTCGATTCATCCAGATCATGCACGGGCCTGGTGCCGCCGGTGCCTGGGATTCGCACTCCAACCTCCAGAAAAGTCATTCCAAACTGGCCAAACAGGTTGATCAGCCTGCTGCCGGTCTGCTGAAAGACCTCAAACGCCGCGGCCTGCTCAAAGATACGATCGTCGTCTTCGCCACCGAATTCGGACGGACCCCCGGATCCCAGGGAAGTAATGGCCGCGATCACCATCCGTACGGATTCTCAATCTGGATGGCCGGCGGTGGACTGAAAGGGGGCGTTGCACACGGGGCAACGGATGAACTCGGCTTCCACGCTGTGGAAAAACCACATTATGTGACCGACGTGCATGCCACCCTGATGAAACAGCTTGGCCTGAACGCCCGCCTGCTGGAAGTGCCCGGCCATAAGCGTATTGAAATGGATTTCGGTCACCCCATTGATGAAATCATCGCATAA
- a CDS encoding PSD1 and planctomycete cytochrome C domain-containing protein, with product MPEPVRVVSVLGFLTLITVSTPALQAAEKVDYLKQIKPLLTEKCYACHSALKQEAELRVETRELMLNGGDSGAALVPGKPDDSLLLYRIMAEGDEQMPPPEEGARLSTKQIELIKTWIEQGAESPVETIPGRPEDHWAFQPPVKSKLPAGNHSNPIDALLGAKQQTQNLTPVAPVSRRILLRRVYLDLIGLPPSPEEIAQFINDTDPKAYEKAVDRLLASPQYGERWGRHWMDIWRYTDWYGLGKQLRYSQKHIWHWRDWIIESLNNDSSYAEMVQDMLAADELKPTDHDALRATGFLARHYYLFNRTTWLDSTLEHTSKAFLGLTMNCAKCHDHKYDPLTHHDYYQMRAIFEPYQVRLDPVPGVTDLEQDGLPRIFDAHNDAKTYVHVRGNEKDPDESQAMPPATPEIFTFREYKPAPVSLPATAHHPALQEFVIKDQLKAADAKIAAAQSSHQKAEQQLAELEKTARSQVAQTKSPVPSQPFLIDDFAKANTELWELGPGQWAYQDGKLIQTKTGYGRAYLRSRTTHPEDFQATFKFKTTGGDKWRSVGLAFDVNGDREKMIYLSAVQPGSKLQVSYKEDAKSIYPSDGRHACEVNLNENYELEIKVRDQLVNIALNGEHAIAYTLPMAREAGKIDLLAFDAAAEFDSVKIIPLPADAEMIQGKQPAKPSLEVAQARTRTSAAALQSAKLYKASLKAAFAADKAAYSDLSEEKQTELKRAAALAARQYELAQAEEKLVQLQEKRQATTKAADQKKLDKEIQTADSKLQAARKAIEEPGEKYTRVRASRKALEGPAETEASRSLPYPTTSTGRRTAFARWVTDRQNPLTARVAVNHIWLRHFGQPLVEDVTDFGLRSKQPLHQDLLDWLAVDFMEHNWSMKHLHRLMVTSHTYQLSSSTRDADPETLKSDSANAYYWRRNTVRMESEVIRDSLLSLAGELDLTLGGPTIDPNKNTDSKRRSLYFTYSRDSQEKFLSMFDAADIFACYRRQESVVPQQALALANSKVSLQMARKITARLRKQAPEANDEEFVKQAYELILCVEPTAEAQSLCLQALGEMQSVLKTSGQKEPLWRSRENLVHALLNHNDFITIR from the coding sequence TTGCCTGAACCTGTTCGTGTCGTTTCAGTTCTGGGATTTTTAACCCTGATCACTGTCTCAACGCCTGCTTTACAGGCTGCGGAGAAAGTTGACTACCTGAAACAGATCAAACCACTGCTGACCGAAAAATGCTATGCCTGCCACAGTGCGCTGAAGCAGGAAGCCGAGTTGCGCGTCGAAACCCGCGAGCTGATGCTCAACGGCGGTGACAGCGGAGCGGCCCTCGTTCCCGGCAAACCAGATGACAGCCTGCTGCTCTACCGGATCATGGCAGAGGGAGACGAACAGATGCCTCCGCCCGAGGAAGGTGCACGTCTCTCAACTAAGCAGATCGAACTCATCAAAACCTGGATTGAGCAGGGGGCAGAGTCGCCGGTCGAGACCATACCCGGACGTCCGGAAGACCACTGGGCCTTCCAGCCTCCCGTCAAATCTAAACTACCTGCAGGAAATCATTCGAATCCGATTGATGCCCTCCTGGGGGCAAAACAACAGACTCAGAATCTGACCCCGGTCGCTCCGGTTTCCAGGCGAATTTTACTCAGACGTGTCTATCTGGATCTGATCGGCCTGCCACCTTCACCGGAAGAGATCGCTCAATTCATAAACGACACCGATCCCAAAGCCTATGAAAAAGCCGTCGATCGCCTGCTGGCCAGTCCCCAATACGGAGAGCGCTGGGGCAGACACTGGATGGATATCTGGCGCTATACTGACTGGTACGGTCTGGGAAAACAGTTACGTTACAGCCAAAAGCATATCTGGCACTGGCGGGACTGGATAATTGAATCACTGAATAACGACAGCAGTTACGCCGAGATGGTGCAGGACATGCTGGCGGCAGACGAACTCAAGCCGACCGATCACGATGCACTGCGGGCGACCGGCTTCCTCGCACGGCACTATTACCTGTTTAACCGCACGACCTGGCTGGACAGCACCCTCGAACATACATCGAAAGCGTTTCTGGGACTAACCATGAACTGCGCCAAGTGTCATGATCACAAGTATGACCCTCTGACGCATCACGACTATTACCAGATGCGGGCCATCTTCGAACCATATCAGGTCCGCCTGGATCCCGTTCCGGGAGTCACCGATCTGGAACAAGACGGGCTCCCGCGGATCTTCGATGCACACAATGATGCCAAGACCTACGTGCATGTCCGGGGTAACGAAAAAGATCCGGACGAAAGTCAGGCCATGCCGCCTGCAACACCGGAGATTTTCACGTTCCGAGAATATAAGCCTGCACCGGTCTCTCTCCCCGCGACCGCACATCATCCTGCCCTGCAGGAATTTGTTATCAAAGACCAGTTAAAAGCCGCTGACGCGAAAATCGCTGCAGCACAGAGCAGTCATCAGAAAGCGGAACAGCAACTGGCGGAACTGGAAAAGACAGCCCGGTCTCAGGTTGCTCAAACAAAATCACCTGTTCCCTCCCAACCCTTTCTGATCGACGATTTTGCAAAAGCCAATACGGAACTCTGGGAACTCGGTCCCGGACAATGGGCCTATCAGGATGGTAAACTGATCCAGACAAAAACCGGTTACGGTCGCGCTTACCTGCGATCCAGGACGACTCACCCGGAGGACTTCCAAGCCACATTCAAATTTAAAACTACGGGTGGTGATAAATGGCGGTCAGTTGGTCTCGCATTCGATGTTAATGGAGATCGTGAAAAGATGATCTACCTGAGTGCGGTCCAGCCCGGTTCCAAGCTACAGGTCAGCTATAAAGAAGATGCGAAGTCCATCTATCCTTCTGATGGTCGCCACGCCTGCGAAGTCAACCTGAATGAGAACTATGAGCTGGAGATCAAAGTTCGCGATCAGCTGGTCAATATCGCCCTCAATGGCGAACATGCAATCGCTTATACGCTACCAATGGCACGGGAAGCCGGGAAAATCGATCTGCTGGCATTCGATGCTGCCGCGGAATTCGATTCTGTCAAGATTATCCCCCTGCCAGCTGATGCAGAAATGATTCAAGGTAAACAACCAGCCAAACCGAGCCTGGAAGTCGCGCAGGCCAGGACCAGAACCTCAGCAGCGGCCCTGCAGTCGGCAAAACTTTATAAAGCCTCTCTAAAGGCTGCATTCGCCGCAGACAAAGCCGCATATTCTGATCTCTCCGAAGAGAAACAGACCGAATTGAAACGCGCTGCCGCTCTGGCGGCCCGTCAGTATGAGCTGGCTCAGGCAGAAGAGAAACTGGTTCAGCTGCAGGAAAAACGGCAAGCGACCACTAAGGCTGCAGATCAGAAAAAACTGGACAAAGAGATTCAGACCGCCGACAGCAAACTGCAGGCAGCCCGGAAAGCGATTGAGGAACCAGGTGAGAAATACACGCGGGTTCGTGCTTCGCGTAAGGCTCTGGAAGGACCAGCTGAAACGGAAGCTTCCCGTTCACTGCCTTACCCCACAACCAGCACTGGCCGACGCACTGCCTTCGCCCGCTGGGTCACTGATCGCCAGAATCCACTGACTGCCCGCGTGGCCGTCAACCACATCTGGTTGAGGCACTTCGGTCAGCCACTGGTAGAAGATGTAACCGACTTCGGCCTGCGTTCCAAACAGCCGCTACATCAGGATCTGCTGGACTGGCTGGCAGTCGATTTCATGGAACACAACTGGAGCATGAAACACCTGCATCGCCTGATGGTCACTTCACATACTTATCAACTCAGCAGTTCGACCCGCGATGCCGACCCAGAGACACTCAAATCCGATTCAGCCAATGCGTATTACTGGCGTCGGAATACTGTCCGCATGGAATCGGAAGTCATCCGTGACAGCCTGCTCTCCCTGGCCGGAGAACTGGATCTGACGCTGGGTGGCCCGACTATTGATCCCAATAAAAATACAGACAGCAAACGCCGCAGCCTGTACTTCACTTACTCTCGTGACTCCCAGGAAAAATTCCTGAGTATGTTTGATGCTGCTGACATCTTTGCCTGTTATCGTCGCCAGGAAAGCGTTGTTCCCCAGCAGGCACTGGCTCTGGCAAACAGTAAAGTTTCCCTGCAGATGGCACGTAAAATCACAGCTCGATTACGAAAACAGGCTCCCGAAGCCAATGACGAGGAATTCGTCAAGCAAGCCTATGAACTGATTCTGTGTGTCGAACCGACGGCCGAGGCCCAGTCACTCTGTCTACAGGCACTGGGGGAAATGCAATCCGTGCTCAAGACTTCCGGGCAGAAAGAGCCGCTCTGGCGCTCCCGCGAAAACCTGGTTCACGCCTTACTCAATCATAATGATTTCATCACCATTCGCTGA